One Falsihalocynthiibacter arcticus DNA segment encodes these proteins:
- a CDS encoding beta-N-acetylhexosaminidase → MDYTCRLDGQFMRCTLTPDRALKVPIFCFSGMGPITATSGGNRVRGTGSYTEIALPDLAENVAHTVTLEYSGGFKPANRAWMPLGPYLRAGNELIPLPPTPAGFRAKPQAAPPAFAGLRLVPQPTSFVATGESVDLTHISASNDAFDAVAQLAQRRGLEPFLCGGGLPVVFKQDASRKDAYTLDIQPDGISVSASSYGGRFYAGITLLTLRNTHAGKVPCGAITDSSRFNWRGQHLDTARHFYQPETIHDLLDVMAILKFNRFHWHFADDEAFRLQIDCFPELWQRTEKRGEGHLMPALFSGAIEAGGSYSKREAKAVIEHAKALNIEVLPEIEAPAHALATTYVFPDVRDPADNGAEVSVQGYHGNAMNPAMPKTWEVLNVIVAEVGALFPFGHLHLGCDELPEDTWMGSPKARALMKEHNLETTQDLQGWTMAKLAQTVADAGLRPAAWEEAAQGSNGGIGNNAILFTWTGQGPGLAAARCGYDVVMCPAQHAYLDMAHTNDTDDWGASWAAFVSLGDTIAWDPVPDPDLADKIIGVQGAFWSEFTTEDSQLWPMILPRILGIAVKAWQTEDMTEDSLTRLAHHYRDMSLAP, encoded by the coding sequence ATGGACTATACTTGCCGCCTCGATGGGCAATTCATGCGCTGCACACTCACACCAGATCGCGCCCTGAAAGTGCCCATTTTCTGTTTTTCGGGGATGGGTCCGATCACTGCAACTTCAGGCGGAAATCGTGTCCGCGGCACGGGCAGTTATACAGAAATCGCCCTGCCTGACCTTGCAGAAAATGTCGCCCACACCGTGACACTTGAATATTCTGGCGGCTTCAAACCGGCCAATCGCGCATGGATGCCCCTTGGGCCCTACTTACGTGCTGGCAACGAATTGATCCCTCTGCCCCCTACCCCCGCAGGCTTCCGCGCAAAACCTCAAGCGGCACCACCCGCCTTTGCGGGCCTGCGCCTTGTCCCGCAACCCACGTCCTTTGTTGCAACAGGTGAAAGCGTGGACCTTACCCACATCAGCGCCTCGAACGACGCCTTTGATGCCGTGGCACAACTGGCCCAACGGCGAGGGCTTGAACCCTTTTTATGCGGCGGCGGACTGCCAGTCGTCTTCAAGCAAGATGCCTCCCGCAAAGACGCCTATACCCTCGATATTCAACCTGACGGAATTTCAGTCTCCGCCAGTTCCTACGGCGGACGTTTTTACGCGGGTATCACTCTTTTGACCCTTCGAAACACCCACGCGGGCAAAGTCCCCTGCGGGGCAATCACCGACAGTTCCCGCTTTAACTGGCGCGGACAACATCTTGATACGGCACGACATTTCTATCAACCTGAAACGATCCACGATTTACTGGATGTCATGGCTATACTGAAATTCAATCGCTTTCATTGGCACTTTGCCGATGACGAAGCTTTCCGCCTTCAAATTGATTGCTTCCCCGAACTTTGGCAACGCACGGAAAAACGTGGCGAAGGGCACTTGATGCCTGCGCTCTTTTCTGGCGCTATTGAGGCCGGAGGGAGCTATTCAAAACGGGAGGCCAAGGCGGTCATTGAACATGCCAAAGCCCTCAATATTGAGGTTCTCCCCGAAATCGAAGCCCCCGCCCACGCCCTTGCAACAACCTACGTTTTCCCCGATGTCCGAGACCCCGCCGACAATGGTGCGGAAGTTAGCGTGCAAGGCTATCACGGCAACGCGATGAACCCCGCGATGCCGAAAACTTGGGAGGTGCTCAATGTGATTGTCGCCGAGGTTGGCGCGCTGTTCCCGTTCGGGCATCTGCATCTTGGATGTGATGAACTGCCAGAGGACACATGGATGGGCTCTCCCAAGGCGCGCGCTTTGATGAAAGAGCATAATCTGGAAACCACCCAAGACTTACAGGGCTGGACCATGGCCAAACTTGCACAGACTGTCGCCGACGCAGGACTACGCCCCGCAGCATGGGAAGAGGCCGCACAGGGCTCAAATGGTGGCATCGGCAACAACGCGATCCTGTTCACATGGACCGGCCAAGGCCCCGGACTTGCAGCGGCGCGTTGTGGCTACGATGTTGTCATGTGCCCCGCACAGCATGCTTATCTCGACATGGCCCACACCAACGACACCGACGATTGGGGCGCAAGTTGGGCCGCCTTCGTGTCCTTGGGTGACACCATCGCATGGGACCCCGTGCCCGATCCAGACCTCGCCGACAAGATTATCGGAGTGCAAGGCGCGTTTTGGTCGGAGTTTACCACTGAGGATAGTCAACTTTGGCCGATGATCCTGCCACGTATTTTGGGGATAGCAGTGAAGGCGTGGCAAACGGAGGACATGACCGAGGACAGCCTGACACGCCTCGCACACCATTATCGAGACATGTCTTTGGCTCCGTAA
- a CDS encoding flavin reductase family protein gives MAFASRQFTPDSDNARQLRDAFGRFSTGVTVVTVASEDGPIGMTANSFSSLSLDPALVLWSPAIGSRRYKYFANAEYFAIHILSDEDKHICEGFAKNGHAFEALEHRTNSHGVPLIENCLARFECRHVATHPGGDHVIVVGQVENVELRDGTPLTFYGGKYGKIQAA, from the coding sequence ATGGCGTTTGCGTCTCGCCAATTCACACCGGACTCTGACAACGCCCGTCAATTGCGCGATGCGTTTGGACGTTTTTCGACGGGGGTTACGGTTGTTACCGTTGCCTCAGAAGACGGCCCTATCGGGATGACAGCGAACAGTTTTTCGTCGCTGTCGTTGGACCCAGCATTGGTTCTGTGGTCCCCTGCTATTGGATCGCGTCGTTATAAATACTTCGCAAATGCCGAGTACTTTGCAATTCATATACTGAGCGACGAAGACAAACACATTTGCGAAGGGTTCGCCAAAAATGGTCACGCATTTGAGGCACTAGAGCATCGGACAAACAGCCACGGCGTGCCGTTAATTGAAAATTGCCTCGCGCGCTTTGAATGCCGTCATGTTGCCACGCATCCTGGAGGGGATCATGTCATCGTTGTCGGCCAAGTTGAAAATGTAGAACTCCGAGACGGGACTCCGTTGACGTTTTATGGTGGAAAATATGGGAAGATTCAGGCCGCATAA
- a CDS encoding TRAP transporter large permease — protein sequence MLIWFLPLFLIFLLVGLPVFFGLLAAPGILLFLNGQEKDITLLYRNVYNGMDSFPLMAIPFFMLAGELMNKGGITIRLVEFAQALMGHLRGGLAHVNVLSSMLFAGLSGSAVADTSALGSMLIPAMEKQGYSRKFAAAITAASSVIGPIIPPSGIMIIYAYVMGESVAALFLAGIVPGIMVGLGLMLMVKFMADKYDFPVASRKYTWPERGQASLKAFFPLMTPVIILGGILVGVFTPTEAAAVAVAYALIIGFFVLRTLTLKDIPDILTRAGLTSSVVMLLVGAAMAFKTVVSLSHAPEQLAQFILSLSENPLILLFLINILLFVVGMFLDAGPAIIILGPILGPIFISLGVDPIHFAIIMSVNLTVGLATPPMGLVLFVASAVSGERVEAIARAILPFLAVEVVVIFLITYIPAISMTIPRLTGFAN from the coding sequence ATGCTTATATGGTTCCTCCCCCTCTTCCTCATCTTCCTTCTCGTTGGCCTTCCGGTGTTTTTTGGCCTATTGGCGGCGCCCGGAATTCTTCTGTTCCTGAACGGACAGGAAAAGGACATAACCCTCCTTTATCGCAACGTTTACAATGGGATGGATAGCTTTCCTCTCATGGCGATCCCGTTCTTTATGCTGGCGGGTGAATTGATGAACAAGGGCGGTATTACCATACGCCTCGTGGAATTCGCACAGGCCCTCATGGGGCACCTTCGCGGCGGCTTAGCCCATGTGAACGTGCTGTCCTCGATGCTGTTCGCGGGCCTCTCTGGCTCCGCGGTTGCGGACACCTCGGCACTTGGATCGATGTTAATCCCTGCGATGGAGAAACAAGGCTACTCCCGTAAATTCGCCGCCGCAATCACTGCCGCGTCCTCGGTGATAGGCCCGATCATCCCCCCGTCTGGCATCATGATCATCTATGCCTATGTGATGGGCGAAAGCGTCGCGGCACTCTTCCTTGCAGGGATAGTTCCCGGCATTATGGTGGGACTTGGCCTGATGCTGATGGTCAAATTCATGGCCGATAAATACGATTTCCCCGTTGCAAGCCGCAAATACACATGGCCCGAACGCGGACAAGCTTCTCTCAAGGCGTTCTTCCCGTTGATGACACCCGTCATCATTCTGGGCGGGATTCTGGTTGGGGTTTTCACGCCGACAGAGGCGGCAGCCGTCGCCGTGGCTTACGCGTTGATCATCGGCTTTTTCGTACTACGCACCCTTACCCTCAAAGACATTCCCGACATCCTAACACGTGCGGGCCTCACGTCTTCGGTTGTGATGTTACTGGTGGGGGCTGCTATGGCGTTTAAAACCGTTGTCAGCTTGAGCCACGCCCCCGAGCAACTCGCCCAGTTCATCCTATCGCTTTCGGAAAACCCGCTCATCCTGTTGTTCTTGATCAACATTCTGTTGTTTGTGGTCGGCATGTTCTTGGATGCGGGCCCCGCGATCATCATTCTTGGACCAATTTTGGGGCCAATCTTCATCAGCCTTGGCGTCGATCCCATTCACTTTGCGATCATCATGTCCGTCAACCTCACCGTTGGCCTTGCAACCCCGCCGATGGGCTTGGTCCTGTTCGTCGCATCCGCCGTTTCTGGCGAACGCGTCGAAGCCATTGCCCGCGCCATTCTGCCATTTTTGGCGGTCGAAGTTGTTGTGATTTTCCTAATCACCTACATCCCCGCCATTTCCATGACAATTCCACGACTAACCGGATTTGCTAATTAA
- a CDS encoding ABC transporter permease subunit, translating to MKLTVATNVPNEVYAPEVKRRSVNSESLFAWLLVGPAMIFIGVIVAWPLVETVRLSFMEAGLGGEKYIGTANYEELLASRKFHQTIVRTFYWMFLSVALKLVLGMIGAVLLNAAVPGRALFRVLVMPPWVIPIAIGCIGWLWLYNGYFGVLSGLAQRVGLTDGPFEFLAYKSSAFYSAIVTDVWVGVPMVTLFFLAAMQGVNRDLYEAAWVDGAGRWYRFRRITIPQIMPVIVLMSLLSAIFMLLPFFEMFMASLRPLEHLFRSPYQFWSDDFSFDAYKQMWITVPLLGRYIFNSIFIASSVTAITMFFVIPASYAYARLKFPFKNTSLSIFLGVNMFTGAVLLIPLYRVLRSLGLLNTYWAMIVPGVAFLIPTGIWLLRSYLEKIPRELEEAVFVDGASRMYTLRRVVLPLATPGLIVVGVAVFIGAYAQQFLFAITFNQTRELQPLPAGLYEFIGYQSVTWNEMMAAALVGVLPVMVIFLFLQKYLVAGLTAGAVKE from the coding sequence ATGAAATTGACAGTTGCCACGAATGTTCCAAATGAAGTGTACGCGCCTGAAGTGAAGCGGCGCAGCGTTAACTCGGAAAGCCTTTTTGCATGGCTTCTTGTGGGGCCGGCGATGATTTTCATCGGGGTGATCGTTGCGTGGCCTCTGGTCGAAACCGTCCGTCTATCCTTTATGGAAGCGGGCTTGGGCGGCGAGAAATACATCGGGACGGCCAACTACGAAGAATTACTCGCCAGCAGGAAGTTCCACCAAACAATCGTGCGGACGTTTTATTGGATGTTCCTCTCGGTGGCGCTCAAATTGGTGCTGGGAATGATTGGGGCGGTGCTGTTGAATGCCGCCGTGCCGGGGCGCGCGTTGTTTCGGGTTTTGGTCATGCCGCCGTGGGTTATTCCAATCGCGATTGGCTGTATTGGCTGGTTGTGGCTGTACAACGGGTATTTCGGCGTTCTGTCTGGGCTGGCTCAAAGGGTTGGGTTGACGGACGGGCCGTTTGAATTTTTGGCCTATAAATCCTCGGCGTTTTATTCGGCGATTGTGACGGATGTTTGGGTGGGCGTTCCCATGGTAACGCTGTTTTTCCTTGCGGCTATGCAGGGCGTCAATCGTGATCTCTATGAGGCCGCATGGGTGGATGGGGCAGGGCGTTGGTATCGCTTCCGTCGCATCACGATCCCGCAAATTATGCCTGTGATTGTGTTGATGTCGCTCTTGTCCGCGATCTTCATGCTTCTGCCGTTTTTTGAGATGTTTATGGCTTCGTTGCGCCCCTTAGAGCATCTTTTCCGCAGTCCTTATCAATTCTGGTCTGATGACTTTAGTTTTGATGCATATAAGCAAATGTGGATCACGGTGCCGCTGCTTGGGCGCTATATCTTCAACTCGATCTTCATTGCGTCGTCCGTAACGGCGATCACGATGTTCTTCGTAATTCCCGCCTCCTATGCCTATGCGCGGCTCAAGTTTCCGTTCAAAAACACGTCGCTTTCGATCTTTCTCGGCGTAAACATGTTTACCGGCGCGGTCCTTTTGATCCCGCTTTATCGTGTGCTGCGCAGTCTTGGGTTGCTCAACACCTATTGGGCGATGATCGTTCCGGGTGTGGCATTCCTGATCCCCACGGGTATCTGGCTCTTGCGCTCCTACTTGGAGAAAATACCGCGCGAATTGGAAGAGGCGGTTTTTGTGGATGGCGCGTCGCGTATGTACACCCTGCGCCGTGTGGTTTTGCCGCTTGCGACACCAGGATTGATCGTTGTGGGCGTGGCCGTGTTTATCGGCGCCTATGCCCAGCAATTCCTCTTCGCAATCACATTCAACCAGACCCGCGAACTGCAACCCTTGCCTGCGGGCCTCTACGAATTCATCGGTTATCAATCGGTGACTTGGAACGAAATGATGGCCGCTGCCTTGGTGGGTGTGTTGCCTGTCATGGTCATCTTCTTGTTCCTGCAAAAATACCTCGTCGCTGGTCTCACAGCAGGCGCGGTCAAAGAATAA
- a CDS encoding Gfo/Idh/MocA family protein, producing MSKTTNYGLIGCGMMGQEHLRNIALLPNTRVAAIFEPDATMAQIAAGFAPQATFCASVEELLAISELDCLVIVSPNFMHLEQLEQLEVIAQTRPLPILVEKPLFTDPETLSQVLAFQASYPAPVWVAMEYRYMPPIAALCQEVERATGGIKMLSIREHRFPFLEKVNDWNRFNAKSGGTFVEKCCHFFDLMRLLTGSEPTRIMASAGQDVNHLDESYDGKPSDILDNGYVIVDFENGMRAMLELCMFAEGSRYQEEVSVVGPDGKIEALVPGPGRFWPEHLGEAPIPQLIVSPRAPKGPEAREIPVDPRLLEAGDHNGATYYQHEGFLALVRGERATPEVGLEDGWKAVAMGMAAQLSATSGQTVLWSEFIAPK from the coding sequence ATGTCTAAGACTACCAATTACGGGCTCATCGGCTGTGGCATGATGGGGCAGGAGCATCTGCGCAATATCGCGCTATTGCCAAATACGCGTGTGGCGGCGATTTTTGAACCAGACGCGACCATGGCGCAAATTGCGGCAGGGTTTGCCCCGCAAGCGACGTTTTGTGCGAGTGTTGAAGAACTTCTTGCCATTTCGGAGCTTGATTGCTTGGTGATTGTGAGCCCGAACTTTATGCATCTTGAGCAACTTGAGCAACTTGAGGTGATTGCGCAAACGCGCCCGCTGCCCATTTTGGTTGAAAAACCCCTGTTTACCGATCCTGAAACGCTTTCGCAGGTCCTTGCCTTTCAGGCGTCCTATCCCGCACCTGTTTGGGTGGCGATGGAATATCGATATATGCCGCCGATTGCGGCGCTTTGCCAAGAGGTTGAGCGCGCGACGGGAGGGATCAAAATGCTTTCGATCCGCGAACACCGCTTTCCGTTCTTGGAAAAGGTCAACGACTGGAACCGATTTAACGCTAAATCTGGCGGCACATTCGTGGAGAAATGCTGCCATTTCTTTGACTTGATGCGCCTTTTAACGGGTTCCGAGCCGACACGCATTATGGCGAGTGCAGGCCAAGACGTGAACCACCTTGATGAATCCTACGACGGAAAACCGTCCGATATTCTAGACAATGGCTATGTCATCGTGGATTTCGAAAACGGGATGCGCGCGATGTTGGAACTTTGCATGTTCGCCGAAGGATCGCGCTATCAAGAGGAAGTTAGCGTGGTTGGGCCAGATGGAAAAATTGAGGCGCTGGTGCCTGGCCCCGGTCGCTTTTGGCCTGAGCATTTGGGCGAGGCTCCTATCCCTCAATTGATCGTCAGCCCGCGTGCGCCTAAAGGCCCTGAGGCCCGCGAAATCCCCGTCGATCCGCGCCTGCTTGAAGCGGGCGATCACAATGGCGCCACCTATTATCAGCACGAAGGGTTTCTGGCTTTGGTGCGCGGAGAGCGTGCGACGCCTGAAGTTGGGCTTGAGGATGGCTGGAAGGCTGTTGCAATGGGAATGGCCGCCCAATTGAGTGCGACTTCGGGGCAAACGGTGCTGTGGTCCGAGTTTATCGCACCGAAATAG
- a CDS encoding LLM class flavin-dependent oxidoreductase — protein MSVVPITSPSLEAAEVSWFSALCSDDYQFLGVPDGDLRSSWAHCSDIVKTAEKQGFRNILCPSSYQVGQDTLSFVAGCAPITTDINLLAAVRCGEVQPIMLARTIATLDHMLEGRLTVNIISSDFPGEKAESGFRYQRSREVVEILKQAWTQDEINYEGEVYNFKGLTTDPVKPYQTGGPLLYFGGYSPAALELCGQHCDVYLMWPEKQEELAGRMRAVNAVAEKYNRTLDYGLRVHMIVRDTEKEAQEYAEYITSKLDDDYGRMIRERALDSTSLGVSHQAKNRELADEFGYIEPNLWTGVGRARSGCGAALVGSADQVLSKIEDYQKMGIRAFIFSGYPHIEEAEYFGKLVMPHLKTCSLPQAYGRVPSHAPNTPLAAGVRR, from the coding sequence ATGAGTGTTGTTCCAATAACATCGCCCAGCTTGGAAGCAGCAGAAGTGTCTTGGTTTTCCGCACTTTGCTCGGATGACTACCAATTTTTAGGGGTTCCGGACGGCGATTTGCGCTCTAGCTGGGCTCATTGCAGCGACATCGTCAAAACCGCCGAAAAGCAAGGTTTTCGCAATATTCTGTGTCCGTCATCCTATCAGGTTGGCCAAGACACGCTCTCGTTTGTCGCGGGCTGTGCGCCCATCACAACAGACATCAATCTCCTCGCGGCCGTGCGCTGCGGCGAAGTGCAGCCGATCATGTTGGCGCGCACGATCGCAACGCTCGACCACATGCTTGAGGGTCGCTTGACCGTTAATATCATCAGCTCCGATTTTCCCGGCGAAAAGGCCGAAAGTGGCTTTCGCTATCAACGCTCCCGCGAAGTCGTAGAGATTCTGAAGCAAGCGTGGACACAGGACGAAATCAACTACGAAGGCGAGGTTTATAACTTCAAAGGCCTTACAACGGACCCTGTCAAACCCTACCAAACCGGCGGCCCTCTTCTGTATTTTGGCGGCTATTCCCCTGCGGCGCTTGAACTTTGCGGACAGCATTGCGACGTTTACCTAATGTGGCCCGAAAAGCAGGAAGAGCTGGCGGGCCGGATGCGCGCCGTGAACGCCGTTGCCGAAAAGTATAACCGCACATTGGATTACGGCCTGCGCGTTCATATGATCGTGCGCGACACCGAAAAAGAAGCACAGGAATACGCGGAATATATAACGTCAAAACTCGACGATGACTATGGTCGCATGATCCGTGAACGCGCGTTGGATTCAACCTCCCTCGGCGTTTCACATCAGGCCAAAAACCGCGAACTTGCGGATGAATTTGGCTATATCGAACCCAATCTTTGGACAGGCGTGGGCCGTGCGCGCTCAGGCTGTGGCGCGGCGCTCGTAGGCTCTGCGGATCAGGTTCTTAGCAAGATCGAAGACTATCAAAAAATGGGCATTCGCGCGTTTATTTTCTCGGGATATCCGCACATCGAAGAGGCCGAGTATTTTGGCAAACTTGTGATGCCCCACCTCAAAACTTGCTCGTTGCCACAGGCCTATGGCCGTGTCCCGAGCCATGCCCCCAACACCCCTCTCGCAGCAGGAGTTCGCCGTTAA
- a CDS encoding GntR family transcriptional regulator produces MTENSKIYALEHWFNSGNGPRYQQLHRHIANAISSGKLLQGSRLPAERDMAELAGISRVTVRKAVAKLVADGLIEPRHGAGSFVRNTTQKLKQSLSTLVSFTENMSARGVVPTSEVLSAGLFAPSPQEMIALGLSANDQVARVQRLRFAGNVPMALETSSLPQDILPYPERVKVSLYSILRQTRQAPTRAIQRVTAVNISGQEASHLKLPDGTAVLKIDRTGYLATRRPIEYTTGFYRSDIYDFISELGVE; encoded by the coding sequence ATGACCGAAAATTCTAAAATCTATGCTTTGGAGCACTGGTTCAATTCTGGGAATGGGCCGCGCTATCAACAACTGCATCGTCATATTGCGAATGCGATCTCATCGGGGAAACTCCTGCAGGGGTCGCGCCTCCCTGCAGAGCGCGACATGGCGGAACTGGCTGGAATCAGTCGCGTCACCGTTCGCAAGGCTGTTGCCAAACTTGTGGCGGACGGGCTGATTGAACCGCGCCACGGGGCGGGGTCTTTTGTGCGAAACACCACCCAAAAACTCAAACAATCGCTCTCGACCCTCGTGTCCTTTACCGAAAACATGTCAGCGCGCGGGGTGGTCCCCACCAGCGAGGTGTTGTCAGCAGGGTTGTTCGCGCCCAGCCCTCAAGAGATGATCGCCCTTGGCCTCTCCGCCAACGATCAAGTCGCGCGGGTTCAACGTTTGCGGTTTGCGGGCAACGTGCCGATGGCGCTTGAAACCTCCTCACTACCGCAAGACATCCTGCCCTATCCTGAGCGTGTGAAAGTATCGCTCTACTCTATTCTGCGCCAAACCCGACAGGCCCCAACCCGCGCCATTCAGCGGGTCACCGCCGTCAATATTTCGGGCCAAGAGGCCAGCCACCTAAAACTACCCGATGGAACGGCGGTGTTGAAGATCGACCGCACAGGCTATCTCGCAACGCGACGCCCCATTGAATACACAACGGGTTTTTACCGATCCGACATTTACGATTTTATTTCAGAACTTGGGGTCGAATAA
- a CDS encoding TRAP transporter small permease: protein MNILLTLVSPLSLVNETLLRVGRAIGAVAIALMVLAILVQVFFRYILNNALPWPDEAARFCMMWMTGLMAPTAFRRGGFVAIDMLLYSLPRTIAGVINLILLSLSFIVLVVAVQIGWGEVTGFGGRFTTASLYVPLSFDFTQWLRVPRSWMMASLLVGVILLLSVNIELILRTLVKLFGGEDRLPIIEAASIGGSE from the coding sequence ATGAATATATTACTGACGCTCGTGTCACCATTAAGCCTCGTGAACGAGACGCTCCTGCGAGTCGGGCGCGCCATTGGTGCGGTCGCGATTGCCCTCATGGTCCTCGCCATTCTGGTTCAGGTTTTTTTCCGGTATATTTTGAACAACGCCCTGCCGTGGCCCGATGAGGCCGCACGCTTTTGCATGATGTGGATGACTGGCCTGATGGCTCCGACGGCATTTCGCCGTGGCGGTTTTGTGGCCATCGACATGTTGTTGTATTCCTTGCCCCGTACGATCGCGGGCGTGATAAATCTTATCCTGCTTTCGCTGTCATTTATCGTTCTTGTGGTTGCGGTTCAAATCGGCTGGGGCGAAGTCACAGGATTTGGCGGACGGTTCACGACGGCCTCACTTTACGTGCCCCTGTCGTTTGATTTCACCCAATGGCTGCGCGTGCCACGCTCTTGGATGATGGCCTCGCTTTTGGTTGGGGTGATCCTTCTGCTGAGCGTCAATATCGAGTTGATTTTGCGTACACTCGTTAAACTCTTTGGGGGCGAAGATCGCCTTCCCATCATCGAAGCCGCATCCATCGGAGGGTCCGAATAA
- a CDS encoding aldo/keto reductase — MERVALSDTLNLSRIVYGMWRIADDKDTSAKHVEAKINACLEQGITTFDQADIYGGYTAEAVLGNALRAAPSLRSQMQIVTKCDIVAPMGRYADATVKHYDTSAAHINASVENSLRDMATDHIDLLLIHRPDPFMDHFETGNALDAVVRSGKVGDVGVSNFKPWDWELLQSGMDTKLVTNQIEVSLAATESLTNGDMAFHQKNNQRVMAWSPLGGGGLMVSETEVGAHLVEIAEENNVDTAAVAVAWLLAHPAKILPVMGTNNLKRIAALSNALKVKMDRQTWFRLYSAAIGGEVA; from the coding sequence ATGGAACGCGTCGCTTTATCAGATACACTAAATTTAAGCCGCATTGTCTATGGCATGTGGCGGATTGCGGACGACAAAGACACCTCGGCCAAACACGTCGAAGCCAAGATCAACGCTTGCCTTGAACAGGGCATCACCACCTTTGATCAGGCCGATATTTATGGCGGCTATACAGCGGAAGCGGTTCTGGGAAATGCCCTGCGTGCAGCGCCCTCTCTCCGGTCCCAAATGCAAATCGTCACCAAATGCGATATCGTCGCGCCGATGGGCCGATACGCGGATGCTACGGTCAAACATTACGACACTTCGGCGGCGCATATTAATGCCTCGGTCGAAAACTCATTGCGTGACATGGCGACCGATCACATCGATCTTTTGCTCATCCACCGCCCCGACCCTTTCATGGACCACTTTGAGACAGGCAATGCGCTCGACGCAGTGGTGCGCTCAGGTAAGGTTGGCGACGTCGGCGTGTCAAATTTCAAGCCGTGGGACTGGGAATTATTGCAATCCGGTATGGACACAAAACTGGTCACCAACCAGATTGAAGTCTCCTTGGCGGCGACAGAGTCCCTCACGAACGGCGACATGGCCTTTCATCAGAAAAACAACCAGCGCGTCATGGCGTGGTCGCCCTTGGGTGGCGGTGGATTGATGGTTTCCGAAACGGAAGTCGGCGCGCACCTAGTTGAAATCGCAGAAGAAAATAATGTCGACACCGCCGCGGTTGCCGTGGCATGGCTTCTGGCGCATCCGGCAAAAATCTTGCCTGTCATGGGCACAAATAACCTCAAACGGATCGCAGCGTTGTCGAATGCCCTCAAAGTCAAGATGGATCGCCAAACGTGGTTCCGCCTGTATTCTGCAGCTATCGGCGGTGAGGTCGCGTAA
- a CDS encoding GntR family transcriptional regulator, whose translation MVSSNESPNALPMYVQISELLIRDISAGRLMDGERLPPERAMADSLNTSVGTLRKALAILIKKNLLESVQGSGNYVRHGGEADSVYAMFRLELLEGGGLPRADILDIQAMAKPVDLPRFGTSDAGTRIRRLRYLNKTVVAIEEIWLDQNAGTVPAGVLSDSLYHFYQKQLGFWIARAEDRVGIQDVPDWSPETFGKPAGAISGYIERLSWAQEPEAVEFSRTWFDTDRALYVQRMK comes from the coding sequence ATGGTCTCGTCGAATGAGAGCCCGAATGCACTGCCAATGTATGTTCAAATAAGCGAATTGCTTATTCGGGATATCAGTGCGGGACGGTTGATGGATGGAGAGCGTTTGCCGCCCGAGCGGGCCATGGCGGACTCGCTAAATACCTCGGTTGGGACGCTGCGAAAGGCCTTGGCGATTCTCATCAAAAAGAACCTTCTGGAAAGCGTTCAGGGGTCGGGGAATTATGTGCGGCATGGTGGCGAAGCCGATAGTGTTTATGCGATGTTTCGTCTTGAACTTCTCGAGGGGGGCGGGTTGCCGCGCGCTGATATTCTGGACATTCAAGCCATGGCAAAGCCTGTGGATTTGCCGAGATTTGGCACCTCCGACGCGGGAACGCGTATTCGCCGGTTACGGTATCTCAATAAAACGGTCGTCGCGATTGAGGAGATTTGGCTTGATCAAAATGCGGGGACTGTCCCCGCTGGAGTGCTCTCTGACTCTCTCTATCATTTTTACCAAAAACAGCTTGGGTTTTGGATTGCGCGGGCCGAAGATCGTGTGGGAATTCAAGATGTTCCAGATTGGTCTCCAGAGACTTTTGGAAAACCGGCAGGAGCGATTTCAGGGTATATCGAACGGCTGAGTTGGGCACAGGAACCCGAAGCCGTCGAGTTTTCACGCACGTGGTTTGACACAGATCGTGCACTCTATGTGCAGCGCATGAAGTGA